One window from the genome of Variovorax sp. PAMC26660 encodes:
- a CDS encoding class I fructose-bisphosphate aldolase, with the protein MSKDKTARLNRLLNNGRCLDIALDHGVCNEPSFLNGLEDMPAVMDKLVAAGPDAIQLNYGQADLLQDRPGRDKPALVQRIDMGNPYNATAHRVMWALLQNEHDPVLPAVQRDAACVVVNLFMLPNEPDLFRQCVQNIARVRADCDRYGMPLMIEPLVMRPHSEQGGYMVDGDAEKIVTLVRLAREMGADIVKADPTSDPADFHRVVQAARCPVLVRGGGREDLQQVFARSRVLMDQGAVGMVYGRNVYQHANPSAVVSALMAMIHRGASAKDAWDIYESGGVK; encoded by the coding sequence ATGTCGAAGGACAAAACCGCACGCCTGAACCGGCTGCTGAACAACGGCCGCTGCCTGGACATCGCGCTCGACCACGGCGTGTGCAACGAGCCCTCGTTCCTCAACGGGCTCGAAGACATGCCGGCGGTGATGGACAAGCTCGTGGCCGCAGGCCCCGACGCCATCCAGCTCAACTACGGCCAGGCCGATCTGCTGCAAGACCGCCCGGGCCGCGACAAGCCCGCGCTGGTGCAGCGCATCGACATGGGCAACCCCTACAACGCCACCGCGCACCGCGTGATGTGGGCCCTGCTGCAGAACGAGCACGACCCGGTGCTGCCGGCCGTGCAGCGCGACGCGGCCTGCGTGGTGGTCAATCTGTTCATGCTGCCGAACGAGCCCGACCTGTTTCGCCAGTGCGTGCAGAACATCGCGCGCGTGCGCGCCGACTGCGACCGCTACGGCATGCCGCTGATGATCGAGCCGCTGGTGATGCGCCCGCACAGCGAACAGGGCGGCTACATGGTCGACGGCGATGCCGAGAAGATCGTCACGCTGGTGCGCCTGGCGCGCGAGATGGGCGCCGACATCGTCAAGGCCGACCCCACCAGCGACCCCGCCGATTTCCACCGCGTGGTGCAGGCCGCGCGCTGCCCCGTCCTCGTGCGCGGCGGCGGACGCGAAGACCTGCAACAGGTCTTCGCACGTTCGCGCGTGCTGATGGACCAGGGCGCGGTCGGCATGGTGTACGGACGCAACGTCTACCAGCACGCCAACCCGTCGGCGGTGGTGAGCGCGCTGATGGCCATGATCCACCGCGGCGCCAGCGCCAAGGACGCATGGGACATCTATGAATCGGGCGGCGTGAAGTAA